In Anaeromicrobium sediminis, one genomic interval encodes:
- a CDS encoding DUF1292 domain-containing protein: MEKHNCGCNNGEHEHKHEHKHEDGGCCGGGCGHHSHEEAAKMYLTLDDGEELECEVIGVFEVENKEYIALLPVGEEDAFIYTFEETEEGPVLDQIESDEEFEIVAKAFKELFQ; encoded by the coding sequence ATGGAAAAACATAATTGTGGTTGTAACAATGGTGAGCATGAGCATAAGCATGAGCATAAGCATGAAGATGGAGGTTGCTGCGGTGGAGGTTGTGGACATCATTCCCATGAAGAAGCTGCAAAGATGTACTTAACTTTAGATGATGGAGAAGAGTTAGAATGTGAAGTTATAGGTGTATTTGAAGTAGAAAATAAAGAGTATATAGCTTTACTTCCTGTGGGAGAAGAAGATGCATTTATATATACTTTTGAAGAAACAGAAGAAGGTCCAGTTTTAGATCAGATAGAAAGTGACGAAGAATTTGAAATAGTTGCTAAAGCTTTTAAAGAATTATTTCAATAG